The genomic stretch ACCAACCTTTATTTTCTTGATATTAAAGCGTTGTCTAATTTCCCAACGCAATTTATTTACTACTTGAAAAGAAGTCCAAGTTAGTGGTTTATCAATCAGTAAAACCTGTCCGTTTTTATAATCTTCTTCAGTCATTTATGCTGAATCGTTTTGTAAAATTAATTTAAAAGAGAATATCCTATTGCAATAAAACCTACAATAGCACAATACACAGAAAAGTAAGAAAGTTTGCTTTTCTTCACCAAAGAAATCATCCATTTACAAGCCAATAAACCCGCTAAAAAAGCAGCTATAAAACCTGCAATAATTGGCATCATTTCTGATGATTGAAAATTTAAATCTCCGCTTAAAACATCTTTCCCTATTTTACCAAAAATTAAAGGTACAACCATTAAAAAAGAAAATTTAGCTGCTCTAGTCCTATCAATACCTAATAATACTGATGTAGAAATTGTTGCACCAGATCTAGAAATACCTGGCAACATTGCAATTGCTTGCGAAACACCAATAATTACTGCATTAAAAAATGATACTTTTTTTTCTGTCTTTTTAGCTTTATCTGCCAACAATAATAACAAAGCTGTTAATAAAAGCATGCAACCTACAAGCAAAATTTTACCGCCAAAGAAAGATTCTAACTGTTCTTCAAATAATAATCCTATGGCTACTGCGGGAATCATAGAAATTATAATTTTAAGAGAAAACTTAAACTCTTCGTTCCATTTAAATTGAAACAATCCTTTAAAAATTTCTAAAATTTCTTTTCTAAAGATTACAATTGTACTTAAAGCTGTTGCAAAATGCAAAACCACCGTAAAGGTTAAACTTTCTTCTGGCACAGAAGTATCACCTAAAATAGCTTTTGCTAATTCTAAATGACCACTAGAAGAAACAGGTAAAAATTCTGTTAAACCTTGAATAATTCCAAGAATTATAGCTTCTAAAATATCCATATTTATTTATTAGGATTTAATAAGATTGCATAAATTTCTATTGCCAAACCAACAATTACTAATGTTGGCGCAAGTCTAATTCTTTGCCAATTATATATTTCTTTATTAAAAACCTCTGGGTTATCACTACCGCCACCAGACATAAAAATAAATCCTAAACTAATTACTGCAATACCAATAATCATAAAAATATAATTCTTCTTCCCAAAAAGAAATTCTGGATTTTGTACCTGTTCGTCTTTCATAGTATTAATAATAAAGTTCTTCTGTTTGTAAATTTAAAAGGCGCTGTGTTGCAAAAAACGTACTTAACCATGTTATAATAAAAGCAGATAATAACACACCTGCAACCAAATAACTAATAGTAACGTAATCTTTTAACAACCTTAAACTTGGTGCTAAACTATCTAAATAATAGATTACTAAACCTAAACCAATAAGCGCTAAAATTGCACCAATTATACCTAATTTTATACCTTGCCAAATAAACGGTTTTCTAATAAAACCTTTTGTAGCACCAACCATTTGCATGGTTTTTA from Polaribacter marinaquae encodes the following:
- a CDS encoding undecaprenyl-diphosphate phosphatase, coding for MDILEAIILGIIQGLTEFLPVSSSGHLELAKAILGDTSVPEESLTFTVVLHFATALSTIVIFRKEILEIFKGLFQFKWNEEFKFSLKIIISMIPAVAIGLLFEEQLESFFGGKILLVGCMLLLTALLLLLADKAKKTEKKVSFFNAVIIGVSQAIAMLPGISRSGATISTSVLLGIDRTRAAKFSFLMVVPLIFGKIGKDVLSGDLNFQSSEMMPIIAGFIAAFLAGLLACKWMISLVKKSKLSYFSVYCAIVGFIAIGYSLLN
- a CDS encoding DUF3098 domain-containing protein, which codes for MKDEQVQNPEFLFGKKNYIFMIIGIAVISLGFIFMSGGGSDNPEVFNKEIYNWQRIRLAPTLVIVGLAIEIYAILLNPNK